From the genome of Trichomycterus rosablanca isolate fTriRos1 chromosome 18, fTriRos1.hap1, whole genome shotgun sequence:
TCAGACCAGCACCCAAGACCTAGGTAGAGGGTAACAAGTCCAAGCCAACAAAAGCCATAAAGGCATAAAGAATTGACTTTTAGCCAGGAGTTTGAGTGCATActcaaataaaatgaattattactaaatcaaaataaaatgctaaagcAGAAGCATGTTCTTGATAAACAAGTTCTCATTCCAAAGTCTAAAACGTACCAACTAAAAGGGGGGTAAGTTTGTGTCAGATTGAAGGTATTCCAATCAACCTGAAAGGCCATGAAATTTTGGGCCATCTTTCTTACTTGGAAGAATATAAGAATGGAACAGGACCAAGACTAGACTAAAATGATTCCTTTAGATTTTTCAGGTTTGCGTGTGGCAGTTCTATTCAAACTTGTGATTGGGTTTAAACCCTCAACCTTTGGATAAACATCCCAGCACCTAAACGTTTGAGCCACCACTGCTCATGTTTATACAAGATTATGGATATCAGAgccttgtgtttatttattcagcaGACTTTATTGGTTTGAGGAAAACTGCAGTACATCAGTAGCACAAAGGCTTGGATTCCAAAATTGGggaatattaaaaaatgatgaagtaggaatttaaaatttaaaaaaaagttttttccaCAGCAGTGGAAGAGAAACTTATTAGAGAACAATGATTAGTTTAAAACGACCTAAAGGGCCATAaagttcttttattttctctctgcaTGACTTTGCTGTTGTCCTCCTTTAGTCGTTTTCGATATGTGAAACCTTGTACGATGTTCGCTACTATTCTATAGCAATGTAATCAATCCAGACAGTTTTGGGTTGtggattatattattaaaaatataaggtCACGGTAATCCATGCAGCAGTTCAAACTGATCCTAAACTTTTACGTGATTATagcttgtttaaaaacaaaaattactACAAAATCTACcgcttctgtttatttttttattatttaagaatCTAAGCATATTTGATTGTAAGAGTTTACTTCAAGATGAAATGTAGAAACCCAATCAGGTTGACGTCAGCGGGAGGGGAAACTTATCCCCAGTTCTTTTGTGCTTTTTATCCATTAGTTTGAATAGAGCTGCTGGTGTGCAGTCATTTTTATGCACTTAAAGTTGACCAAAAGCAGAATACAATCATTACTCAAGTAGCTATTACAGGCTACTTGAGGCAAGTATAGTGAAATAAAGTTGTAAGACCAGGATTTCAGGGTAGCAAATAAACTGTAGTTCTGGAACCACAGCCACTAAAACTGTGGACGCTCCCTGATCGTCTCTGTAGTATGTTATTAATACTTTGCGTGTCCCTGATGCGTGTTTCCATGTTCGTGTTTCCTGTACAGAGATCGATTCGGTGAAGTTTGCCCGACTGGTTTTTAACAGGCTCTGTGAAACATGCTGCGTGTGGCTGAAAAACTTCCCGCCGCGCCGCCGCGCTCAGTCATACTACGAGACCTCCATCCACGCCATCAAGAACATGCGACGCAAGATGGAGGACAGACACGTCATCATCCCCGACTTTAACACCCTTTTCAACCTGCAGGTACCACACAGCCTCACATCAGAGCGCTGAGGTTTAGACTCAACCTTCCACTTTAATGCCAACATCAATATGACAACTCTGTTTATAAAAACTGAAAGATCTCCGTCTCATTTGGTACCAATTTATCCAGGAAAGAATCTTACCAGTGGACGGCCTTAAGCGTTAGCATATGCACTGTACATGACAGTTGATTCGTTCACCTGAGGATGAATCAGATGGATATCGTCTCTTGTTTAGAGGGTAGCCAGTTAGCTTCAGGTTTATAAAGAGTTTAAGCTTCATTTACATACATCAATGAAGTAAAATAGGAACGATGCATCTCATCTGAAATGCACGTTGAGGAAGCAAAATTCTAGCATGGAATATTCTAAAATTGGCTATTAGCATTTATGTTCGTACAGCTCAGGACTCTCGAACATTCCCCTGAGTTTACCATTCGCTGCAGATTTTCTGTTTCCTGTAGAACATCTTGGATGGAAAAGTTGAGCAGAGGTACCAGGAGATTCTCCAAACCCAGACAGTGAAAGTCGATACAGCGTTCTCTCCTGTTCTGCGACGGTTCTGGATACGGCAGGACCGAGTTCATGGCTGCTGATAAATAAAGAGCTTTTACCGGAGCCGTCAGCTAAACAGAAACGTCGCGAAAAGTGAGCAGGGCTAAACGGAGTACGCTCGATATTTATAATACACTTGGAGAGAGAATTAGAGAGATGGGTTGAGAGTAATGGATAGAGGGaatgcgagagagagagagaaagagagagagaatacaGGGTGTTTGGAGGTTAGGAAGGGAATCTCCGTCCATCCTCTCTCTCTTAGACATGATCAGTTGTGCTTTCGTCCAGGCCGTGGAACCTCAACAGCAATGGGCTTGTTTATTAGACTTATCCACCACCAGACTGCCACATTTATCTATAACTACGTATAACTTATGTATTCTATAACAGGGCCGAACATTATCCTACAGTATTAAACGAGCAGGAGCTGAAGAGCCTCTAATAAGAGTTACCAGGGAGAGAATAAGAGAGTGTAAAAATGTTCTTATTTATCTTCATGTACCAGTTCGTTTGAATGCAAGtggagttttaaatattccttcGGTTTCCTCCTCACAGCATCTCGTCCACAATTACATCTCTCAGTAATGAAGCGATTATCCTCACTCGACACGTTTCACTCGTTCTGCAAAGCCGTATTATGACTCTTAAGCTGCTGATAATTAAAAGCAATTGGAGAAAGCATGAGCGACCCCGACGTTCGCATATTAATGAAACAACTGACATTTAATTTAGCGTACTGTATTAAAACAGGAGAGGATTGAAAAATCTGAAGCATAATAAGTCTACAGATGAATGATTACTGACTGTTTATCCACCGCTGGCTGGCTTTACACATCTTGGTGGGAAGCGAGCACCAACGTAACTGCAACAGGTGCAACAGGGAATTGGAAATAACAGAATAAGGGGAAGGGGTGCAAAAAATGGGTACTTGGATGGGCACTACTGCTgtccagggtttgaattcccAAACAGCCTGTGTATGAACACTTTAGAACAAACTGTAGATATTAGAGGCTTTCCACGGTCTCCCACTGAAGGCTGTTTGAGATTTATTTGATTGACTCCTGTTACTGTGTGCAGGATCAGGAGGAGCAGGCCTTCTTCGCCGTGTTCGACGGTCATGGTGGGGTGGACGCTGCTACGTTTGCGGCAAATCACCTTCACGTGAACCTGGTGAAGCAGGAGACGTTCAGTCAGGATCCCGGAGAAGCTCTGCATCGAGCGTTTAAAGTCACGGACGAAAGCTTTGTAAAGAAAGCTAAACAAGAGGTAACGTCTTCTTAAATCTTCTATAGGAAGACAGGTTGGTCAAGCTCCACTGTGTAGCCAAATGTATATGGACAACCCTTCTATTTTTTGAGTTTGTGTTTCTGGCACACACTTTGGTATGGTGGAgatccagtggcctgcacaagaTCCTGACCCCAACTCCAGGAAATTGAGATGAACtggacctcacaaatgctattttgactcagttggcacaaatgtccacagacacactccaaaaccttgACTGTTGAAATGATGGAATACAGATTACTTTCATTCTGCATGCCTGTCATTCACAGTTtgctttgtatttattttatttaaagtatcagaGGCCTGACGGCATCTAACAGACTTGCTCCGtcctgcatgtttgtgtgttagaACCTGAGATGTGGAACCACCGGGGTGGTGACGTTCCTGCGAGGGAGAACTCTGCACGTGGCCTGGCTCGGGGACTCACAGGTCATGCTGGTGAGGAAAGGACAAGCAGTAGAGCTGATGAAACCCCACAAACCTGATCGAGAGGTAACGTACACCGCTCATAGCGCCGGGTCATTACGTTACACAGGGTGTCTGATCATTTCTGacagtgacacttgaaatgttgctttgatgtgtgtgtgtgtgtgtgtgtgtgtgtttaggatgAGAAGAAGAGGATCGAGGCTTTGGGTGGGTGTGTGATTTGGTTCGGGACGTGGCGGGTGAACGGCAGCTTGTCCGTGTCAAGAGCCATCGGTACGATCGGCATGATATTCTTATGGCCGCCATAGTAATCCAGTAAACCAGTACAGACAGTCACCACAATGGAAGTGCAGCACATTTCTTAATCCAGAGCAGCATTTTGAGGGCAAAAACGTGCAGTTTGCAGGATGTATAGACGACATACTCACATTTATGGAAAGCTGGATTAATACATTCATATTAAAACCTTATTTCACTGTTTTTTCCGAGCACAGATCTGACTGGCTGAAATACGGAGGCACTATTTTAAATATCCTCCAAGTTTATTTCTCCCCTCCTGACAAGTGTGCATGTTGACAAGCAGAGTCTCTGCCTCCTTATGGCTGCTCTTTAATTAAACTGCAAACACTGACAGCCAGTTCAGATGAACCTTAAATTCTCCTAAAGCTCAGGGTTTTGTGTGtcgggctgtgttccaaatcacaAATACCCTTCTGGATCAGTTGTGCAGCTCTGAAATGTGCAATCACAGGTGAACACCGACTGATTATTCTGCTCGTATGCTGGTTCAGCAGGTCTTATATGTTCTGAAACCTTCTGGGCAGTGATagattagtggttaaggttctggactaatgatcagaaggctgccggttcaagcctcaccaccgctAAGCTGCCACTGTTCTTTTTCATTCATTATTGTAGAAGCTGTACCACGCCTCTAGCTGATCATTCCGTATCTGACTTTTGATCTCTTCTGTAGGCGACTCCGAGCATAAACCGTACATCTGTGGCGACGCCGATCGCGCAGTGTTCCCATTGGACGGATCCGAAGATTACCTGATCCTGGCGTGTGACGGTTTCTACGACACGGTGAGTCCGGAGGAGGCGGTGCGCGTGGTCTCCGATCACCTGCAGGAGAACAACGGAGACACAGCCATGGTGGCGCACAAACTCGTAGCCTCGGCCCGCGACGCCGGCTCCAGCGACAACATCACGGTCATCGTGGTGTTCCTCAGGGACCCGCGGGCTCCGCCTCCCTCCGACGAGCCacaggaagaggaggaggaagaggaagtagaggaagaagaggaggaggaggaggaggaagaggaggctATGCAGGGTGATCTGGTGTGCCAGGACGGCGGAGGAGAGAACGGAGGGAAAGTTCGCACCGGCTGGCCTCTGCAGCAGTGCTCGGCTCCGGCCGATCTGGCTTATGAAGAGCGCACCGATTCGTTCACGGACAGAACGAGCCTGAGCATCACGGGGCCTGGTCTGCCTGCGTCAGGGAGCGGCTGCAGAATCGTCCGGACGGACACGCGGATTAGGTTTCCCAAACCTCGGCTCCCGTCCTGTAAGCGACGCTGGGTGGAAGCGGCTGCTCTTCTGCCTCATCAAGGACGAAGGAAGAGGAGGATGGACCAAGTGGTGGAGCAAAGGTGGGAAGAAAAACGTGGAATTCGAAAGATCCGCCAGTGCCACAGTGTTCTGAGCTCCAGCCCGAAGGTTCCCAAGCCGCTGCGCTACGCTGAGACCAGGCCAGGAGTCGCCCTTCCTCGTATAGCACAGGAATATGGCATTTAAGTCCCCTCAACCCCATTAATAGTGCATTATACATTAGTCTATCATTAAACGTCAAAGAACTCACATCCTCACATTAACAAATAATATTTGCCAAATAATAATCTCACGATCATGTTCCGATTTCCTCACGAGTCCCAATATAATCATATTAAGGTCCTTTTAGGATTCCCTAGTTGACTCAATCCCAAGCCTTATATTTATAGTACTTGATTACGGCTTGATGAAAAGGTCTGTGAGCTAGAAAagactaaaatatttatttattttgctgttAGAACAGAGCTGTGCTGAACCACATGTTTCGTTGGTTTGCGTCCATGCTTTAACCCTGAGGCTGCTACGTTCCTAAATAATTAGCTTTAAAATACAGCTAAAGAATCGGATTACTTACATTTATTGTCTCACATTTTCACACAATTTGCCAACAATAGATCAGAATGAGaagcatttttatattttgatgacAAGACTATATATACTGCACCGGTAAACTGCACACAGCCTAAATCATAACCACAATCCCCCTCATCTCAAAAAAAGCTGGATAAAAACCACCCACAAAAATGTCTAGTATCATAATTATAGCTAGCAAATAAAACCCAGCCCCATTATCAATTATCAGCTGATGGTCTTGGTTCTACACAGATAAACCAACCCAGCACATTATCTAACTGATTCATTAACACAGATGCAGTATaacatgtatttagtttgtttaCAACCTCGTCGAGACCAAAGAAAGGCATACAGCTAGCTGTTTGTGTAGGCGCCGTCATATACGCTACCATTATAAAGGAGCCACTTCACACTTCAATCTAGAAATTTAGAGTGTCTGGAGCGCCCATGGAGACCTTACCAAACCTCATTCACC
Proteins encoded in this window:
- the ppm1e gene encoding protein phosphatase 1E, coding for MMAACVSEERAYRRFLELYLREMRPPLPEDAPVPARPLFERVSEDEVEGESLDLCLQHLCKYNCPFPLAAGLARGTADSLLQTDLSSHHITKTNEDGTETETIPQIDSVKFARLVFNRLCETCCVWLKNFPPRRRAQSYYETSIHAIKNMRRKMEDRHVIIPDFNTLFNLQDQEEQAFFAVFDGHGGVDAATFAANHLHVNLVKQETFSQDPGEALHRAFKVTDESFVKKAKQENLRCGTTGVVTFLRGRTLHVAWLGDSQVMLVRKGQAVELMKPHKPDREDEKKRIEALGGCVIWFGTWRVNGSLSVSRAIGDSEHKPYICGDADRAVFPLDGSEDYLILACDGFYDTVSPEEAVRVVSDHLQENNGDTAMVAHKLVASARDAGSSDNITVIVVFLRDPRAPPPSDEPQEEEEEEEVEEEEEEEEEEEEAMQGDLVCQDGGGENGGKVRTGWPLQQCSAPADLAYEERTDSFTDRTSLSITGPGLPASGSGCRIVRTDTRIRFPKPRLPSCKRRWVEAAALLPHQGRRKRRMDQVVEQRWEEKRGIRKIRQCHSVLSSSPKVPKPLRYAETRPGVALPRIAQEYGI